The following proteins are co-located in the Triticum aestivum cultivar Chinese Spring chromosome 1A, IWGSC CS RefSeq v2.1, whole genome shotgun sequence genome:
- the LOC123189419 gene encoding uncharacterized protein translates to MTEEDVAAAAVYRAKGEEAHRNQDRKGELDAVIKWIATGDPKAIEVSNQWVEENMEAMKLQALDPTDYWEAVDARRHRESGESLRVDSFGPSPTQPMCCTDDKPPRGRGTAYPVRTLQVFSVRVGAITGGLDWPLDVYGIIAARDSFDQNRNIIFNRSRDNCQTIDTRNPCLRLTGPTRAVVVVDPASFKVNLRVKGRTESEDRELSNLVFHYHDSGSSESYAIKRVSTSKLSTVALMLGDIVNSVEATISVRVVGGEWPEGFQGLISANTASIDAKKIELLAFGDKLPLAADGIIQLSQNVVSVEANGELIVSVMASSLEDQTVERDSEAFRAKKASRSMRMLEVRRCKFEVTVAWSLVQNLPHFHKLTNDV, encoded by the exons GCCAAAGGCGAGGAGGCGCACAGGAACCAGGACCGGAAGGGGGAGCTGGACGCCGTCATCAAGTGGATCGCCACGGGAGACCCCAAGGCAATCGAGGTCTCGAACCAGTGGGTCGAGGAAAACATGGAGGCCATGAAGCTGCAGGCGCTCGACCCCACCGACTATTGGGAGGCCGTCGATGCCAGGAGGCACCGGGAATCCGGCGAATCTCTGCGGGTCGACTCCTTCGGTCCCT CACCCACCcagcccatgtgttgcacggacgACAAGCCTCCGCGTGGACGCGGTACAGCCTACCCGGTGCGTACTCTGCAGGTCTTTTCGGTCAGGGTTGGAGCCATCACAGGTGGATTGGACTGGCCTCTCGATGTGTATGGTATCATTGCCGCACGCGACTCATTTGATCAGAATCGCAACATCATCTTCAACCGCTCCAGGGATAACTGCCAAACCATTGACACGAGG AATCCATGTCTGAGACTGACAGGTCCTACCCGCGCTGTTGTTGTTGTGGATCCTGCGTCCTTTAAGGTTAACTTGCGAGTTAAGGGCAGAACTGAATCAGAGGATAGAGAATTGAGTAATCTAGTTTTTCATTATCATGATTCTGGTTCTAGTGAATCATATGCGATTAAACGTGTCAGCACCAGCAAGCTTAGCACAGTGGCATTGATGCTGGGTGATATTGTTAATTCAGTGGAGGCCACCATCAGTGTGAGAGTTGTTGGTGGAGAATGGCCAGAAGGTTTTCAAGGTCTAATTTCTGCCAATACGGCCAGTATTGATGCCAAGAAAATTGAGTTGCTTGCGTTCGGAGATAAGTTGCCTCTTGCAGCTGATGGCATCATACAGCTTTCACAAAATGTTGTATCTGTTGAAGCTAATGGAGAGTTGATAGTCTCCGTCATGGCAAGTAGCTTGGAGGATCAAACTGTTGAGAGAGATTCAGAAGCATTCAGAGCCAAGAAAGCCTCCAGGAGCATGCGTATGCTTGAAGTTCGCCGTTGTAAGTTTGAAGTCACCGTCGCATGGTCTCTTGTCCAGAACCTACCTCATTTCCACAAACTTACAAATGATGTCTGA